Proteins from a single region of Thermotoga maritima MSB8:
- the galA gene encoding alpha-galactosidase — protein MEIFGKTFREGRFVLKEKNFTVEFAVEKIHLGWKISGRVKGSPGRLEVLRTKAPEKVLVNNWQSWGPCRVVDAFSFKPPEIDPNWRYTASVVPDVLERNLQSDYFVAEEGKVYGFLSSKIAHPFFAVEDGELVAYLEYFDVEFDDFVPLEPLVVLEDPNTPLLLEKYAELVGMENNARVPKHTPTGWCSWYHYFLDLTWEETLKNLKLAKNFPFEVFQIDDAYEKDIGDWLVTRGDFPSVEEMAKVIAENGFIPGIWTAPFSVSETSDVFNEHPDWVVKENGEPKMAYRNWNKKIYALDLSKDEVLNWLFDLFSSLRKMGYRYFKIDFLFAGAVPGERKKNITPIQAFRKGIETIRKAVGEDSFILGCGSPLLPAVGCVDGMRIGPDTAPFWGEHIEDNGAPAARWALRNAITRYFMHDRFWLNDPDCLILREEKTDLTQKEKELYSYTCGVLDNMIIESDDLSLVRDHGKKVLKETLELLGGRPRVQNIMSEDLRYEIVSSGTLSGNVKIVVDLNSREYHLEKEGKSSLKKRVVKREDGRNFYFYEEGERE, from the coding sequence GTGGAAATATTCGGAAAGACCTTCAGAGAGGGAAGATTCGTTCTCAAAGAGAAAAACTTCACAGTTGAGTTCGCGGTGGAGAAGATACACCTTGGCTGGAAGATCTCCGGCAGGGTGAAGGGAAGTCCGGGAAGGCTTGAGGTTCTTCGAACGAAAGCACCGGAAAAGGTACTTGTGAACAACTGGCAGTCCTGGGGACCGTGCAGGGTGGTCGATGCCTTTTCTTTCAAACCACCTGAAATAGATCCGAACTGGAGATACACCGCTTCGGTGGTGCCCGATGTACTTGAAAGGAACCTCCAGAGCGACTATTTCGTGGCTGAAGAAGGAAAAGTGTACGGTTTTCTGAGTTCGAAAATCGCACATCCTTTCTTCGCTGTGGAAGATGGGGAACTTGTGGCATACCTCGAATATTTCGATGTCGAGTTCGACGACTTTGTTCCTCTTGAACCTCTCGTTGTACTCGAGGATCCCAACACACCCCTTCTTCTGGAGAAATACGCGGAACTCGTCGGAATGGAAAACAACGCGAGAGTTCCAAAACACACACCCACTGGATGGTGCAGCTGGTACCATTACTTCCTTGATCTCACCTGGGAAGAGACCCTCAAGAACCTGAAGCTCGCGAAGAATTTCCCGTTCGAGGTCTTCCAGATAGACGACGCCTACGAAAAGGACATAGGTGACTGGCTCGTGACAAGAGGAGACTTTCCATCGGTGGAAGAGATGGCAAAAGTTATAGCGGAAAACGGTTTCATCCCGGGCATATGGACCGCCCCGTTCAGTGTTTCTGAAACCTCGGATGTATTCAACGAACATCCGGACTGGGTAGTGAAGGAAAACGGAGAGCCGAAGATGGCTTACAGAAACTGGAACAAAAAGATATACGCCCTCGATCTTTCGAAAGATGAGGTTCTGAACTGGCTTTTCGATCTCTTCTCATCTCTGAGAAAGATGGGCTACAGGTACTTCAAGATCGACTTTCTCTTCGCGGGTGCCGTTCCAGGAGAAAGAAAAAAGAACATAACACCAATTCAGGCGTTCAGAAAAGGGATTGAGACGATCAGAAAAGCGGTGGGAGAAGATTCTTTCATCCTCGGATGCGGCTCTCCCCTTCTTCCCGCAGTGGGATGCGTCGACGGGATGAGGATAGGACCTGACACTGCGCCGTTCTGGGGAGAACATATAGAAGACAACGGAGCTCCCGCTGCAAGATGGGCGCTGAGAAACGCCATAACGAGGTACTTCATGCACGACAGGTTCTGGCTGAACGACCCCGACTGTCTGATACTGAGAGAGGAGAAAACGGATCTCACACAGAAGGAAAAGGAGCTCTACTCGTACACGTGTGGAGTGCTCGACAACATGATCATAGAAAGCGATGATCTCTCGCTCGTCAGAGATCATGGAAAAAAGGTTCTGAAAGAAACGCTCGAACTCCTCGGTGGAAGACCACGGGTTCAAAACATCATGTCGGAGGATCTGAGATACGAGATCGTCTCGTCTGGCACTCTCTCAGGAAACGTCAAGATCGTGGTCGATCTGAACAGCAGAGAGTACCACCTGGAAAAAGAAGGAAAGTCCTCCCTGAAAAAAAGAGTCGTCAAAAGAGAAGACGGAAGAAACTTCTACTTCTACGAAGAGGGTGAGAGAGAATGA
- a CDS encoding galactokinase produces the protein MKVKAPGRINIIGEHTDYNDGYVLPFAVNRYVFLSIEGSERFIFHSENVNETVEMEKIEKLNKWTDYISGVIASFEKRGYRVSPVKISVSSNLPIGAGLSSSAALEVATAYAISEYFGFNVPKLELVKIAREAEVEFVGVRCGIMDQFTAVFGKKDHAIFLDTMTLEYEYVPLKLEGYEINLVDSNVKHELSSSEYNRRRQECEEVLKTLEKKSFREVTKEDLERLSGTLRKRAQHVLEENERVLKSVQALKEGDFETLGKLLFSSHESLRDLYEVSCEETDFIVDYLRGKEGILGARMVGGGFGGGVIVLSKKGAFGKIKEELVESYRKRFGIDLIFHEIESSDGVQKI, from the coding sequence ATGAAAGTGAAGGCACCAGGAAGAATAAACATCATCGGGGAGCACACCGACTACAACGATGGTTACGTTCTGCCGTTTGCGGTGAATAGATACGTGTTTCTCTCGATAGAAGGTTCAGAGAGATTCATCTTCCACTCAGAAAACGTAAACGAAACGGTGGAGATGGAAAAGATAGAGAAACTCAACAAATGGACGGATTACATCTCTGGAGTCATCGCTTCTTTTGAAAAAAGGGGCTACAGGGTGTCTCCTGTTAAAATCTCCGTTTCTTCCAATCTTCCCATAGGAGCGGGTCTTTCCAGTTCCGCCGCTCTCGAGGTGGCGACCGCTTACGCGATTTCAGAATATTTCGGTTTCAACGTTCCGAAACTCGAACTCGTAAAGATCGCTCGTGAAGCCGAAGTGGAGTTCGTGGGGGTCAGGTGTGGCATCATGGACCAGTTCACGGCCGTTTTTGGAAAGAAAGACCACGCGATCTTTCTGGACACGATGACGCTCGAGTACGAGTACGTTCCTCTGAAATTGGAGGGTTACGAGATCAACCTCGTCGACTCGAACGTTAAACACGAGCTCTCCTCTTCGGAGTACAACAGAAGAAGACAGGAGTGCGAAGAGGTACTGAAAACGCTTGAGAAAAAGAGCTTTCGAGAAGTGACAAAAGAAGATCTCGAAAGACTCTCAGGCACCCTGAGAAAACGTGCCCAGCACGTGCTCGAAGAAAACGAAAGAGTCCTGAAAAGTGTTCAGGCTTTGAAAGAAGGAGATTTTGAAACCCTTGGAAAACTGCTCTTTTCTTCTCACGAGAGTCTCAGAGACCTGTACGAAGTTTCCTGCGAGGAAACGGATTTCATCGTGGATTATTTGAGAGGAAAGGAAGGTATCCTCGGTGCGAGGATGGTCGGTGGCGGATTCGGAGGGGGAGTGATCGTTCTTTCAAAGAAGGGGGCTTTTGGGAAGATAAAAGAAGAGCTGGTGGAGTCTTACAGGAAGCGTTTCGGGATAGATCTCATCTTCCACGAGATAGAGAGTTCAGACGGTGTTCAAAAAATCTAA
- a CDS encoding ABC transporter ATP-binding protein — translation METLISGKNLKAYYVLDLWGSKKVVKAVDNVSLDILPNEIYGIAGESGCGKSTLLKALLALLDPPLRLMDGELLYNIEGRPTNVTLLKSETIRKLRWSFISYIPQGSMHVLNPVKRVRDTFIEILSSHVKKQTKEFLDLAVQHLKDLGLPERVLNMFPHQLSGGMRQRVTIALATVLKPRVIFADEPTTALDVVAQRAVMQLIRKIQNDLKNTVVLVTHDMGVHAQITTRMAIMYAGKIVEEGPTLEIFKNPLHPYTRYLIQSLPAIGDKKLRSGIPGSPPSLVAPPPGCRFHPRCPHASQRCREEEPLLKEIKPGHKVACFLMEG, via the coding sequence ATGGAAACGTTGATATCGGGAAAGAATTTGAAAGCTTATTACGTGCTTGACCTTTGGGGCAGTAAAAAAGTGGTAAAAGCTGTTGATAACGTTAGCCTCGACATACTACCTAACGAAATTTACGGCATAGCTGGTGAATCGGGTTGTGGAAAGTCCACGCTTTTGAAGGCCTTGCTTGCTCTTCTCGATCCACCGCTACGTCTGATGGATGGTGAGTTGTTGTATAACATAGAAGGAAGGCCTACGAATGTAACATTGTTGAAAAGCGAAACAATAAGGAAATTGAGGTGGAGTTTTATTTCTTACATTCCACAGGGATCAATGCACGTTCTCAATCCCGTAAAGCGAGTGAGAGATACGTTCATAGAAATTCTGAGCAGTCACGTTAAAAAGCAGACTAAGGAGTTTCTCGACCTCGCAGTTCAGCATCTGAAGGATCTTGGCCTTCCTGAGAGAGTTCTGAACATGTTCCCGCATCAGCTGTCGGGAGGTATGAGACAGAGGGTTACCATAGCACTCGCCACGGTCCTGAAACCGCGCGTCATATTCGCTGATGAACCGACGACGGCACTCGATGTGGTGGCTCAGCGAGCTGTTATGCAGCTTATAAGAAAGATTCAAAATGATCTGAAAAACACCGTTGTTCTGGTAACTCATGATATGGGTGTGCACGCCCAGATCACAACGAGGATGGCGATCATGTACGCAGGAAAGATCGTGGAGGAGGGCCCCACGCTGGAAATCTTCAAAAATCCTCTCCATCCTTACACACGTTATCTGATACAGTCTCTTCCAGCGATCGGTGATAAGAAACTGAGATCAGGAATTCCCGGTTCGCCACCCTCACTGGTAGCGCCCCCACCGGGGTGCAGATTCCACCCGAGGTGTCCGCATGCCAGCCAGAGATGCAGGGAAGAAGAACCACTTTTAAAGGAGATAAAACCGGGTCATAAAGTGGCCTGTTTTTTAATGGAGGGGTGA
- the lacZ gene encoding beta-galactosidase LacZ: MPYEWENPQLVSEGTEKSHASFIPYLDPFSGEWEYPEEFISLNGNWRFLFAKNPFEVPEDFFSEKFDDSNWDEIEVPSNWEMKGYGKPIYTNVVYPFEPNPPFVPKDDNPTGVYRRWIEIPEDWFKKEIFLHFEGVRSFFYLWVNGKKIGFSKDSCTPAEFRLTDVLRPGKNLITVEVLKWSDGSYLEDQDMWWFAGIYRDVYLYALPKFHIRDVFVRTDLDENYRNGKIFLDVEMRNLGEEEEKDLEVTLITPDGDEKTLVKETVKPEDRVLSFAFDVKDPKKWSAETPHLYVLKLKLGEDEKKVNFGFRKIEIKDGTLLFNGKPLYIKGVNRHEFDPDRGHAVTVERMIQDIKLMKQHNINTVRTSHYPNQTKWYDLCDYFGLYVIDEANIESHGIDWDPEVTLANRWEWEKAHFDRIKRMVERDKNHPSIIFWSLGNEAGDGVNFEKAALWIKKRDNTRLIHYEGTTRRGESYYVDVFSLMYPKMDILLEYASKKREKPFIMCEYAHAMGNSVGNLKDYWDVIEKYPYLHGGCIWDWVDQGIRKKDENGREFWAYGGDFGDTPNDGNFCINGVVLPDRTPEPELYEVKKVYQNVKIRQVSKDTYEVENRYLFTNLEMFDGAWKIRKDGEVIEEKTFKIFAEPGEKRLLKIPLPEMDDSEYFLEISFSLSEDTPWAEKGHVVAWEQFLLKAPAFEKKSISDGVSLREDGKHLTVEAKDTVYVFSKLTGLLEQILHRRKKILKSPVVPNFWRVPTDNDIGNRMPQRLAIWKRASKERKLFKMHWKKEENRVSVHSVFQLPGNSWVYTTYTVFGNGDVLVDLSLIPAEDVPEIPRIGFQFTVPEEFGTVEWYGRGPHETYWDRKESGLFARYRKAVGEMMHRYVRPQETGNRSDVRWFALSDGETKLFVSGMPQIDFSVWPFSMEDLERVQHISELPERDFVTVNVDFRQMGLGGDDSWGAMPHLEYRLLPKPYRFSFRMRISEEIPSWRVLAAIPETLHVEMSSEDVIREGDTLRVKFSLLNDTPLSKEKQVVLFVDGNEYSVRRVVIPPFKKEELVFKVEGLKKGEHLIHTNLNTRKTIYVR; the protein is encoded by the coding sequence ATGCCCTACGAATGGGAAAACCCACAGCTTGTGAGTGAAGGAACGGAGAAGTCACACGCTTCCTTCATACCCTATCTGGACCCGTTCAGCGGGGAATGGGAGTACCCTGAGGAATTCATCTCTTTGAACGGGAACTGGAGGTTTCTCTTCGCGAAAAATCCCTTCGAGGTGCCGGAGGATTTCTTTTCGGAGAAATTCGACGACTCGAACTGGGATGAGATAGAAGTTCCAAGCAACTGGGAAATGAAAGGATATGGAAAGCCCATCTACACGAACGTGGTTTATCCATTTGAACCGAACCCTCCTTTTGTTCCAAAAGACGACAATCCGACCGGGGTGTACAGAAGGTGGATCGAGATACCTGAGGATTGGTTTAAAAAGGAGATCTTTCTGCATTTTGAAGGTGTTCGATCCTTCTTCTATTTGTGGGTGAACGGGAAGAAGATCGGTTTCAGCAAAGACAGCTGCACGCCCGCTGAATTCAGACTCACCGATGTTCTAAGACCAGGGAAGAATCTGATCACCGTTGAGGTTCTGAAGTGGAGCGATGGAAGCTATCTCGAAGATCAGGACATGTGGTGGTTTGCGGGGATATACAGGGACGTTTATCTGTACGCGCTGCCGAAGTTTCACATCAGGGACGTGTTCGTGAGAACGGATCTGGATGAAAATTACAGAAACGGAAAGATCTTTCTGGACGTAGAGATGAGAAATCTCGGTGAGGAAGAAGAAAAAGACCTTGAAGTAACACTCATCACACCGGATGGAGACGAAAAAACACTCGTGAAAGAGACAGTAAAGCCGGAGGACAGAGTCCTTTCCTTTGCCTTTGACGTGAAAGATCCGAAGAAGTGGTCCGCGGAGACACCTCACCTGTACGTTCTGAAGCTGAAACTGGGAGAGGACGAAAAGAAAGTCAACTTCGGATTCAGGAAGATAGAGATAAAAGACGGAACGCTTCTTTTCAACGGGAAACCTCTCTACATAAAGGGAGTGAACAGACACGAGTTCGATCCCGACAGGGGTCATGCGGTGACAGTGGAGAGAATGATTCAGGACATAAAGCTCATGAAGCAGCACAACATAAACACGGTTCGCACATCACACTATCCGAACCAGACGAAGTGGTACGATCTGTGTGACTACTTTGGACTCTACGTGATAGACGAGGCAAACATCGAATCCCACGGTATAGACTGGGATCCTGAAGTGACCCTTGCGAACAGATGGGAATGGGAGAAGGCACATTTCGACAGAATCAAAAGGATGGTCGAGCGCGACAAGAATCATCCCAGTATCATCTTCTGGTCTCTCGGGAACGAAGCGGGAGATGGAGTGAATTTCGAAAAAGCCGCTCTCTGGATAAAGAAAAGAGACAACACGCGACTTATCCATTACGAGGGAACAACAAGGAGGGGAGAATCGTACTACGTCGATGTTTTCTCTCTCATGTATCCGAAGATGGACATTCTTCTTGAGTACGCTTCAAAGAAGAGGGAAAAGCCCTTCATCATGTGTGAGTATGCCCACGCGATGGGAAACAGTGTGGGAAATCTGAAGGACTACTGGGACGTGATAGAAAAGTATCCGTACCTTCATGGAGGTTGCATCTGGGACTGGGTGGATCAGGGAATAAGAAAGAAAGACGAGAACGGAAGAGAATTCTGGGCGTACGGTGGTGACTTCGGTGACACACCGAATGACGGAAACTTCTGTATAAACGGTGTGGTACTGCCCGATAGAACACCTGAGCCGGAACTTTACGAGGTGAAGAAGGTCTATCAGAACGTCAAAATAAGACAGGTATCGAAAGACACTTATGAGGTGGAAAACAGGTATCTATTCACGAACCTTGAGATGTTCGATGGCGCCTGGAAAATCAGAAAAGACGGAGAAGTCATCGAAGAAAAAACCTTCAAGATCTTCGCTGAACCTGGAGAAAAGCGTCTCTTGAAGATACCACTCCCAGAAATGGACGATTCTGAGTATTTCCTCGAGATCAGTTTCTCCCTTTCTGAGGATACCCCCTGGGCAGAAAAAGGCCACGTTGTGGCGTGGGAGCAGTTCCTTCTGAAAGCACCGGCATTTGAGAAAAAATCCATTTCAGATGGAGTGTCACTCAGGGAGGATGGGAAACATCTCACCGTTGAAGCAAAAGACACGGTGTACGTCTTCTCAAAACTCACAGGCCTTCTGGAGCAGATCCTTCACAGAAGAAAAAAGATCCTGAAAAGTCCCGTTGTTCCCAACTTCTGGAGGGTTCCAACCGACAACGACATCGGAAACAGAATGCCACAGAGGCTCGCCATCTGGAAGAGGGCATCGAAAGAGAGAAAACTCTTCAAAATGCACTGGAAAAAGGAAGAAAATCGTGTTTCTGTCCATAGTGTTTTTCAGCTTCCGGGAAACAGCTGGGTGTACACAACATACACCGTTTTCGGAAATGGAGACGTCCTAGTGGACCTTTCTCTGATTCCCGCTGAGGATGTACCGGAGATTCCAAGGATTGGCTTTCAGTTCACGGTTCCTGAAGAGTTCGGCACCGTGGAGTGGTACGGAAGGGGACCGCACGAGACTTACTGGGACAGAAAAGAAAGTGGTCTTTTCGCAAGGTACAGAAAAGCTGTCGGTGAGATGATGCACAGGTACGTCAGGCCCCAGGAAACGGGGAACAGATCGGACGTGAGATGGTTCGCGCTTTCCGATGGTGAAACAAAACTCTTTGTGTCGGGCATGCCGCAGATAGACTTCAGCGTCTGGCCTTTTTCCATGGAGGATCTCGAGAGGGTTCAGCACATAAGTGAACTCCCGGAGAGGGACTTCGTCACCGTGAACGTGGACTTCAGACAGATGGGCCTTGGAGGAGACGACAGCTGGGGTGCGATGCCTCATCTGGAGTACAGGCTTCTACCAAAGCCGTATCGCTTTTCTTTCAGAATGAGGATTAGCGAAGAGATTCCATCCTGGAGGGTTCTTGCGGCGATCCCTGAAACGCTCCATGTTGAGATGTCCTCAGAAGACGTGATACGCGAAGGAGACACCCTGAGAGTGAAATTTTCCCTTCTGAACGACACTCCACTGAGCAAGGAAAAACAGGTGGTTCTCTTTGTTGATGGAAACGAATACTCGGTGAGGCGAGTGGTGATTCCACCCTTCAAGAAGGAAGAGCTGGTGTTCAAAGTAGAAGGATTGAAGAAGGGTGAACATCTGATACATACTAATCTGAACACGAGAAAAACTATCTACGTGAGGTGA
- the galT gene encoding galactose-1-phosphate uridylyltransferase, translating into MMELRYNPLTDEWVIVSAATQKRPVQPSKTECPICVGGLELPEEYDLVTFENRYPSLKKDPPPVNWKEKGPFRKEESRGVCEVVVYTSDHNTALPGMPLKQIEKLVEMWVDRTRDLSQHDFVKYIFIFENRGKEVGASLPHPHGQIYAFPFLPKRIEVKIGAMRKWYEEKRKCPICEVLESEGEERKVYETEHFLALVPFYARFPYEVHIYPKRHVSTLLEFSKEEKKEFAKVLKVVTAKYDKLFDQEFPYMMMFFQAPFNEEDVSHFFHFHVEFNPPKRDRDKLKWMASVETGTWAFINPVVPEEAARQLRETEVEI; encoded by the coding sequence ATGATGGAACTCAGGTACAATCCGCTCACAGATGAATGGGTGATCGTTTCTGCAGCCACACAGAAAAGACCGGTACAACCATCGAAGACGGAGTGTCCTATCTGTGTTGGAGGCCTCGAACTTCCCGAGGAGTACGATCTTGTCACCTTCGAGAACAGGTATCCTTCTCTGAAAAAAGATCCACCTCCTGTGAACTGGAAAGAGAAGGGACCTTTCAGGAAAGAAGAGTCCCGCGGTGTCTGCGAGGTGGTCGTCTACACCTCGGATCACAACACAGCACTTCCTGGAATGCCTTTGAAGCAGATAGAAAAGCTCGTTGAGATGTGGGTGGACAGAACAAGGGACCTTTCTCAGCACGACTTTGTGAAATATATCTTCATTTTCGAAAACCGCGGAAAGGAAGTCGGTGCTTCCCTTCCACACCCGCACGGTCAGATATACGCGTTCCCCTTCCTTCCAAAGAGAATAGAAGTGAAGATAGGCGCGATGAGAAAATGGTACGAAGAGAAAAGGAAGTGCCCCATCTGCGAGGTCCTGGAGAGCGAAGGAGAGGAGAGAAAAGTTTACGAGACGGAACATTTCCTCGCTCTCGTTCCTTTCTACGCACGCTTTCCGTACGAAGTGCACATCTATCCGAAGAGACACGTGAGTACTCTTCTGGAGTTTTCGAAAGAAGAAAAGAAAGAGTTCGCCAAAGTTCTCAAGGTGGTGACTGCAAAATACGACAAACTCTTCGATCAGGAGTTTCCCTACATGATGATGTTCTTTCAGGCACCGTTCAACGAAGAGGACGTGTCTCACTTCTTCCACTTCCACGTGGAGTTCAACCCACCGAAGCGAGACAGAGATAAACTGAAGTGGATGGCGAGTGTCGAGACGGGTACATGGGCGTTCATAAACCCCGTCGTTCCCGAAGAAGCAGCGAGACAACTCAGAGAGACGGAGGTGGAAATATGA
- a CDS encoding KAP family NTPase yields the protein MTEKKIILADEPLKSPDQDKLGFAPFAKRIATVIQSVQLRESIVFAVYGKWGSGKTTFINFLTSYLNHDSSITIVKFDPWWFSEKEDLIRQFLSNLQFTLNKSTKFKDIAKMLKPYIETLGEIPKFGWIFKIASRFKKNLQKSVIETKEEIINRLKEKDGKIVVIIDDIDRLTAKEIRELFTIVKAIADFPNTVYILAFDKDIVIRALEKVQEGKGEDYLEKIIQIPIELPLADKTSIRKMLFEELDAVLSGTSNELFDSTYWRNVYWDGIDPFINTVRNVKRLINTIRVTYPSVKNEVNAVDFIAIETLRVFCPEVYSIVKDYPDMFCGYSGEIYDVSRRHIEFLKQFHQNWLSRLNFPDDLKENIKNLLKRLFPKFESVFENIYYGPDWEREWRKKYRICCKEIFPRFFIFSVPSDDLSKHEMDFILSSLHNKEALIEHLKRLATQIRSDGSTRLSIFLERMEDYASEISQDYIPVVIEVFFTIGDKLIIPEDENKSFLIPWGNDIRMERIIWRLLRRYDNNSKRFEVLKNAFKNGQALFMMVNVLILFWQQHRKYRDAKESDAILLDENHLKTLQEIVLDKIRKAVEEGSLLNTPSLPVILHQWREWANEDEVKEWVKEIVFSDEKLPIFLTKFLQKTVSWTETSRATNIYWQIDLNWLKDFINLDFLEKRCNEILSNDSIIGTLEDKQKLAIRLFLNEKTKSLDSSTEEQGKDG from the coding sequence ATGACTGAGAAAAAAATAATTCTTGCAGATGAACCTTTAAAATCTCCAGATCAAGACAAACTGGGTTTTGCACCCTTTGCAAAAAGGATTGCTACTGTTATACAAAGTGTACAACTGAGGGAAAGCATAGTTTTTGCAGTATACGGTAAGTGGGGGTCTGGAAAAACAACTTTTATAAACTTTCTTACTTCTTATCTTAATCACGATAGCTCTATAACTATCGTCAAATTTGATCCTTGGTGGTTTAGTGAAAAAGAAGACTTGATTCGACAATTCCTCAGCAACCTACAATTTACCTTAAATAAATCAACAAAGTTTAAAGATATTGCAAAAATGTTGAAACCTTATATAGAAACTCTTGGAGAGATTCCGAAATTTGGCTGGATTTTTAAAATAGCTAGCAGATTCAAAAAGAATTTGCAAAAAAGCGTTATTGAAACTAAAGAAGAAATCATCAATCGATTAAAAGAGAAAGACGGAAAAATAGTTGTAATAATAGATGATATAGATAGGCTCACAGCAAAAGAGATAAGAGAGCTTTTTACAATTGTTAAAGCAATTGCAGATTTTCCAAATACTGTGTATATTCTTGCCTTTGATAAAGACATAGTGATAAGAGCTTTAGAGAAAGTACAGGAAGGAAAGGGTGAAGATTATTTAGAGAAAATTATTCAAATTCCCATAGAACTACCCTTAGCTGACAAAACTTCCATTAGAAAAATGTTGTTTGAAGAGCTTGACGCAGTACTGTCTGGAACATCAAATGAACTTTTTGACTCCACCTACTGGAGGAATGTATATTGGGATGGAATCGATCCGTTTATTAATACGGTTAGAAATGTTAAAAGATTAATCAATACGATAAGAGTAACCTATCCTTCTGTAAAAAATGAGGTTAATGCTGTAGATTTCATTGCTATCGAAACTCTTCGTGTTTTTTGTCCAGAAGTTTATAGTATTGTAAAAGATTATCCAGACATGTTTTGTGGATATAGTGGTGAAATCTATGATGTTTCACGACGTCACATAGAATTTTTAAAACAATTTCATCAAAATTGGTTATCTCGCTTAAACTTTCCAGATGATCTTAAAGAAAACATAAAAAACTTACTAAAGAGATTATTTCCTAAATTCGAAAGTGTTTTTGAAAACATCTATTATGGACCAGATTGGGAGCGGGAATGGAGGAAAAAGTATAGAATATGCTGTAAAGAAATTTTCCCAAGGTTCTTTATTTTTTCTGTTCCGTCAGATGACTTATCGAAACATGAAATGGATTTTATTTTGAGTTCTCTTCATAATAAAGAAGCTCTTATCGAACACTTAAAGCGCCTCGCTACACAAATTCGCTCTGACGGTTCTACAAGGCTCAGTATATTTTTAGAAAGAATGGAAGACTATGCTTCTGAAATTTCACAAGACTATATTCCAGTTGTTATTGAAGTTTTCTTTACTATAGGGGATAAACTCATAATCCCAGAAGATGAAAATAAAAGTTTTCTTATTCCTTGGGGAAACGATATTAGAATGGAAAGAATAATTTGGCGTCTTTTAAGGAGATACGACAATAACAGTAAAAGATTTGAAGTCTTGAAAAACGCTTTTAAGAATGGACAGGCACTTTTTATGATGGTAAACGTGTTAATATTATTTTGGCAACAACATAGAAAATACAGAGATGCCAAAGAATCTGATGCTATTTTACTGGATGAAAATCATTTAAAGACACTACAAGAGATAGTGTTAGACAAAATAAGAAAGGCGGTAGAAGAAGGCAGTTTGTTAAATACTCCTTCTCTTCCAGTTATTCTACATCAATGGCGAGAATGGGCAAATGAAGATGAAGTGAAGGAATGGGTAAAGGAAATCGTATTTTCAGATGAAAAACTACCGATATTCCTAACAAAATTTTTACAAAAAACGGTTTCATGGACAGAAACTAGTAGAGCGACTAATATTTATTGGCAAATTGATCTAAATTGGTTGAAAGATTTTATAAATCTGGATTTTTTAGAGAAAAGATGCAATGAAATATTATCTAATGACTCGATTATTGGTACATTAGAAGATAAGCAAAAATTAGCCATAAGGCTCTTTTTGAATGAAAAAACTAAGAGTCTAGACAGCTCTACAGAAGAACAGGGGAAAGATGGTTGA